From the genome of Nocardia sp. NBC_01503, one region includes:
- a CDS encoding VOC family protein, with translation MAAFSSLGYVRARIADVRAWREFAFDTIGFAEGTGPNPNSIYLRTDEHTYRLELVPGERDEVIAIGWQVADTRSLALVRETLEKAGIAVATLSVADAANRHVEEAISFVDPSGFTIEVFHGPLLDHTPVLTKHGARFINGDLGLGHVVLPVRDIEDARKFYTEVLGFAARGSFRVGPPEHPIWIRFMGVNPRHHSLALIPGSRPDGPGIVHIMVEVDSLDDVGRALDRVTKAGYHISSTLGRHTNDKMISFYVRTPGNWDLEFGCEGMLVGNDYVAEEMTADSYWGHEWARG, from the coding sequence ATGGCTGCCTTCAGCTCCCTCGGCTACGTGCGGGCCCGCATCGCGGACGTGCGAGCCTGGCGCGAATTCGCTTTCGACACCATCGGTTTCGCCGAGGGCACCGGACCGAATCCGAACTCCATCTATCTGCGCACCGATGAGCACACCTACCGTCTGGAACTGGTGCCGGGTGAGCGCGACGAGGTCATCGCCATCGGCTGGCAGGTCGCCGACACCCGCTCGCTGGCGCTGGTGCGCGAGACCTTGGAGAAGGCCGGAATCGCCGTGGCCACACTGTCTGTCGCGGATGCCGCGAACCGTCATGTCGAGGAGGCGATCAGCTTTGTCGACCCGTCCGGGTTCACCATCGAGGTCTTCCACGGACCGCTGCTCGATCACACCCCGGTGCTGACCAAGCACGGCGCGCGCTTCATCAACGGCGATCTGGGTCTGGGCCATGTGGTGCTGCCGGTGCGCGATATCGAGGACGCGCGCAAGTTCTACACCGAGGTATTGGGTTTCGCCGCGCGCGGCTCCTTCCGCGTCGGCCCGCCCGAGCATCCCATCTGGATTCGCTTCATGGGTGTGAACCCGCGCCACCACAGTCTCGCGCTCATCCCGGGCTCGCGGCCGGACGGTCCGGGCATCGTGCACATCATGGTCGAGGTCGATTCGCTCGACGATGTGGGCCGTGCGCTGGATCGCGTCACCAAGGCGGGCTACCACATCTCTTCCACGCTGGGCCGCCACACCAACGACAAGATGATCTCCTTCTACGTCCGCACGCCCGGTAACTGGGATCTCGAATTCGGTTGCGAGGGAATGCTGGTCGGCAACGACTACGTGGCCGAGGAGATGACCGCGGACAGCTACTGGGGCCACGAGTGGGCTAGGGGCTGA
- a CDS encoding ferredoxin--NADP reductase: MTVTDLEPELARLAGGIASVRIVRVVRETDDAVSLELAPEDAHAGRFGYKPGQFLTLRIPSELTGSVSRCYSLSSAPHEGGPLKITVKRTYQGYGSNWLCDNAVEGMFLDVLPPAGLFTPGSLDADLLLFGGGSGITPVLSILKSALARGTGHVTLIYANQHENSVIFATELAELAAAHPDRLLVLHWLQSVQGLPSVEQLAALAEPWAAREAFVCGPGPFMDAVSAAMTSLGADHKRVHVEKFVSLSGNPFETDSTPVDLEAVEAAGDNATVAVELDGENHALTWPRSRTLLDVLLAKGIEAPFSCKEGACSACVCRVVSGEVTMRRNEVLEEDDLADGYVLACQAVPVTDDVSVTYS; the protein is encoded by the coding sequence ATGACCGTGACAGACCTCGAACCGGAACTGGCGCGACTTGCCGGTGGGATCGCGTCGGTGCGGATCGTGCGCGTGGTGCGGGAGACCGACGACGCGGTGTCACTCGAGCTCGCGCCGGAGGATGCCCACGCCGGGCGGTTCGGGTACAAGCCGGGCCAGTTCCTGACCCTGCGCATTCCGAGTGAACTGACCGGATCGGTGAGTCGGTGCTACTCGCTGTCGAGTGCGCCGCACGAGGGCGGGCCACTGAAGATCACCGTCAAGCGGACATACCAGGGCTACGGCTCGAACTGGTTGTGCGACAACGCCGTCGAGGGCATGTTCTTGGATGTGCTGCCGCCCGCCGGGCTGTTCACACCGGGGTCCCTGGACGCCGATCTGCTGCTGTTCGGCGGCGGCAGCGGTATCACCCCCGTGCTCTCCATTCTGAAATCCGCGCTGGCGCGGGGCACCGGCCACGTCACGCTGATCTACGCCAATCAGCACGAGAACTCGGTCATCTTCGCGACCGAGCTCGCGGAATTGGCCGCCGCACATCCGGATCGGCTGCTGGTGCTGCACTGGTTGCAGTCGGTGCAGGGCCTGCCGTCGGTGGAACAGCTTGCCGCGCTTGCCGAGCCGTGGGCGGCGCGTGAGGCGTTCGTCTGCGGTCCCGGCCCGTTCATGGACGCGGTGAGCGCCGCCATGACCTCGCTCGGCGCGGACCACAAGCGCGTACACGTGGAGAAGTTCGTCTCCCTGTCCGGCAATCCCTTCGAAACCGACTCCACCCCGGTCGATCTCGAAGCCGTCGAGGCCGCCGGTGACAATGCCACCGTCGCGGTCGAACTCGATGGCGAAAACCATGCACTCACCTGGCCGCGCAGTCGGACACTGTTGGATGTGCTGCTCGCCAAGGGCATCGAAGCGCCCTTCTCCTGCAAGGAGGGTGCGTGCAGCGCCTGTGTCTGCCGCGTGGTCTCCGGCGAGGTCACCATGCGGCGCAATGAAGTCCTCGAAGAAGACGACCTGGCCGACGGCTATGTGCTTGCCTGCCAGGCGGTTCCGGTGACCGACGACGTCTCCGTCACCTATTCCTGA